From a region of the Actinomycetota bacterium genome:
- the murJ gene encoding murein biosynthesis integral membrane protein MurJ: protein MSTEQTSADTPGGTSPGGTSGGTRQPEPSLVRSTALMATGTLLSRITGLLRVTVLVATLGVGESRLADVYNVANTTPNIIYELVLGGILSSIFVPVFVEVRNTRGQRQAWHVARATMTIAIAGLGLLAAVTMVAAPWIIRLYVHSGSPAERAQAIEVGGQLLAMFMPQIVFYGVGAVMTGLLNAHRRFGVPMFAPILNNLVVIAVGLTFHALVGQQVPQVGEVTTGQKLLLGLGTTAGVAAMTLVQWPFLRRIGFRFHFVWNWRDRAIRKMATLSAFTVGYVVTNQLGYLLVPILAYGVQGGYTAYSTAFIFFQLPHGVFAVSVMTALLPPLSEQAVARDWDSFRATLARGIRLTAAVLLPAALGYLALAGPIVRLLLEHGVVTEESTSLLIPVLMVFVLGLVPFSTFQLVLRAFYALQDTRTTFLVNLVAVSTNAVVNLVLFNVLPERWKIPGLALGHAIHYLVGSALLLWSLSRRIGGLGGRSILAAVGRMLVAGLIMFGATVLVGRAVGALIDPGFLRDLATVGAGVAIGAGIYLLAARLLRVEEISLLLDIVRRRGRRARGVRGTRSNAS from the coding sequence TTGAGTACCGAGCAGACGAGCGCGGACACCCCCGGCGGGACCTCCCCTGGCGGGACCTCCGGCGGGACCCGCCAGCCCGAGCCCAGCCTGGTCCGCTCGACCGCCCTGATGGCGACGGGCACGCTGCTGTCGAGGATCACCGGCCTGCTGCGGGTCACGGTGCTGGTCGCGACCCTTGGCGTCGGCGAGAGCCGCCTGGCCGACGTCTACAACGTCGCCAACACCACCCCGAACATCATCTACGAGCTGGTCCTCGGCGGGATCCTCTCCTCCATCTTCGTGCCCGTGTTCGTGGAGGTCCGCAACACCCGCGGCCAGCGGCAGGCCTGGCATGTGGCCCGCGCCACCATGACCATCGCCATCGCCGGCCTCGGGCTGCTGGCCGCGGTCACCATGGTGGCCGCCCCCTGGATCATCCGGCTGTACGTCCACTCCGGCAGCCCGGCCGAGCGGGCCCAGGCGATCGAGGTCGGCGGCCAGCTGCTGGCCATGTTCATGCCCCAGATCGTCTTCTACGGAGTCGGGGCCGTGATGACCGGCCTGCTCAACGCCCACCGCCGCTTCGGGGTGCCGATGTTCGCCCCGATCCTGAACAACCTGGTCGTGATCGCCGTCGGCCTCACCTTCCACGCCCTCGTCGGCCAGCAGGTGCCCCAGGTGGGCGAGGTCACGACCGGCCAGAAGCTGCTGCTCGGCCTCGGCACCACCGCCGGGGTGGCGGCCATGACCCTGGTCCAGTGGCCGTTCCTGCGCCGGATCGGCTTCCGCTTCCACTTCGTCTGGAACTGGCGCGACCGGGCCATCCGCAAGATGGCCACCCTGTCCGCCTTCACCGTCGGCTACGTGGTCACCAACCAGCTCGGCTACCTGCTGGTCCCGATCCTGGCCTACGGCGTCCAGGGCGGCTACACCGCCTACTCGACCGCCTTCATCTTCTTCCAGCTCCCCCACGGCGTGTTCGCCGTCTCGGTCATGACCGCCCTGCTGCCGCCCCTGAGCGAGCAGGCCGTGGCCCGGGACTGGGACTCGTTCCGGGCCACCCTGGCCCGGGGCATCCGGCTGACCGCGGCCGTCCTGCTGCCGGCGGCCCTCGGCTACCTGGCCCTGGCCGGGCCGATCGTGCGGCTGCTGCTGGAGCACGGCGTCGTGACGGAGGAGAGCACCTCGCTGCTGATCCCGGTCCTGATGGTGTTCGTGCTCGGGCTGGTGCCGTTCTCCACCTTCCAGCTGGTCCTGCGGGCGTTCTACGCGCTCCAGGACACCCGCACCACCTTCCTGGTCAACCTGGTGGCCGTCAGCACCAACGCCGTCGTCAACCTGGTCCTGTTCAACGTGCTGCCCGAGCGCTGGAAGATTCCCGGGCTGGCCCTCGGGCACGCCATCCACTACCTCGTCGGGTCGGCGCTGCTGCTGTGGTCGCTGTCCCGGCGGATCGGCGGGCTCGGGGGACGGAGCATCCTCGCCGCCGTCGGCCGCATGCTCGTCGCCGGGCTGATCATGTTCGGGGCGACCGTCCTGGTCGGGCGGGCCGTGGGGGCCCTCATCGACCCCGGGTTCCTGCGCGACCTGGCCACCGTGGGCGCCGGGGTGGCCATCGGCGCCGGGATCTACCTGCTGGCGGCCCGCCTGCTCCGGGTCGAGGAGATCAGCCTCCTGCTCGACATCGTCCGCCGCCGGGGCCGGAGGGCCCGGGGGGTCCGGGGGACACGGTCCAACGCTTCCTGA